A stretch of Aedes aegypti strain LVP_AGWG chromosome 2, AaegL5.0 Primary Assembly, whole genome shotgun sequence DNA encodes these proteins:
- the LOC5571408 gene encoding WASH complex subunit 5 isoform X2 — protein MAEFLAENNVCGQTILQIVAEGNTIICELLRLKEFIPEVFCLKTKEEQQKYGEIIMDFSYFQISDAQDAKIEADEKLQALDEEIRENYLVILNRFYIVFESMHKYIKDLNTFIEELSTGMFIQQSMEKVFQDEEGKQLMCEALYLYGVMLLVVDLQIPGVVRERLLVAYNRYSALKTDGDSNIDEVCKLLRSTGFNDGSAYSSKKVFAYSEDYFNRIPVDPIYIEMVIGRLRSDDVYNQISVYPLPEHRSTALANQAGMLYVCLFFSTKTLHTQAAKMREIVDKFFSDNWIVSFYMGITVNLLNAWDPFKAAKSALLNTFDTVNLKEICSKQKRSMDTLLNRTRNILKEGNLTEQKLLDNIPKVTALIRECNLTVRWVMLHTGVPVIDVGSPASLKKCKQVKDLIEADINFKGIEFFELLLNTAQLESKIRDILKTLLDERLHRWENFKKEACERIQDLADAYSGDKPFGKMKKNASLSKWFLNIRKEIDTLSNDDKMLSVSGRTIIQLIQALEEVQDFHDLSKNMQVKQNIVETRQYLHQMFHTISIKEDDLINLQLIGDFSYAWRLIDSYTPMMQENIKKNPILVIKLRSTFLKLASALEIPLLRLNQAESEDLMDVSKYYSNELANFVRKVVQIIPETMFTILAQIIDLQTNVIKQIPMRLEKEKMKEYAQLDERFLIAKLTYSVSTFTEGILAMKTTLVGVVELDPKQLLEDGIRKEFVKNVSDAFHSSLTFNPKAKESELDAKLTALYRIIDGYKRSFEYVQDYLNIHCLRIWNEEMQRIINYNVQRECNPFIKNKIQEWNSEYQSETIPIPSYEPVDMASVTFVGRLAREVLRITDPKVTTYIDICTTWYDHKTNKAVLTNKFATRINETFGPPGLVGLDKLYSFMITSELENFLLTIQRKLQHEPLWYDALSNVETELHKLDFVENPAKTYANLTTTFSRIWPQLLDWILRIGQKQILRTHIAFELNCSCKVKSTKLESSLRALNDAILMDVKRHTLDDTKPLPSTDLVVELNRYLECAGLYNPYRKKYIVTKSPRFLSLLAFLFVIVHLPRFQYMKNVDSLIAKKKNDPIDGFPSMVGLLTLFRQFQASEMDLFIQYLCQYVMSFVDVNLKAKQEICQEAVMTLRFLETFTRVADIERKQLEKYIPDSVLNQYEFLSGGKSS, from the exons ATGGCAGAATTTCTCGCTGAGAATAATGTTTGCGGACAGACGATCTTGCAGATTGTCGCCGAAGGAAATACGATCATCTGTGAACTGTTGCGGTTGAAGGAATTTATTCCCGAGGTTTTCTG TCTGAAAACGAAAGAAGAGCAGCAAAAGTATGGAGAGATTATTATGGACTTCAGCTATTTCCAAATATCGGATGCACAGGACGCAAAGATTGAGGCAGACGAAAAGCTTCAAGCTCTGGACGAGGAAATCCGGGAGAACTATCTTGTTATCCTGAATCGGTTCTACATAGTTTTCGAGAGTATGCACAAGTACATCAAGGATCTGAACACCTTCATAGAGGAGCTGAGCACGGGGATGTTTATCCAGCAATCAATGGAGAAAGTTTTCCAAGATGAGGAAGGGAAGCAGCTAATG TGCGAAGCCCTCTACTTGTACGGCGTAATGCTACTAGTGGTTGATCTTCAGATACCCGGTGTGGTTCGAGAACGACTTCTCGTCGCGTATAACCGGTACAGTGCCCTGAAAACCGACGGCGACAGTAACATCGATGAGGTGTGCAAACTATTGCGCTCTACCGGCTTCAACGACGGAAGTGCATACAGTTCGAAGAAGGTGTTCGCCTATTCGGAAGATTACTTCAACCGCATCCCGGTTGATCCTATCTACATCGAAATGGTGATAGGGAGACTTCGATCCGACGACGTGTACAACCAGATATCGGTATATCCGCTACCTGAGCATCGATCAACGGCCTTGGCCAACCAGGCCGGTATGTTGTATGTGTGTTTGTTCTTCTCTACGAAAACACTGCACACTCAGGCTGCCAAGATGCGTGAAATTGTGGATAAGTTCTTTTCCGATAACTGGATTGTTTCGTTCTATATGGGAATTACCGTTAATCTCTTAA ATGCTTGGGATCCATTCAAGGCAGCGAAATCAGCCTTGCTAAATACGTTCGATACAGTTAACCTGAAGGAAATTTGTTCCAAGCAGAAGCGCTCGATGGATACGTTGCTCAATCGTACTAGAAATATTCTTAAAGAAGGAAACCTTACGGAGCAAAAACTTTTAGATAATATACCAAAGGTAACAGCACTGATTCGCGAATGCAATCTTACAGTTCGTTGGGTTATGCTACACACTGGAGTCCCGGTTATCGATGTAGGAAGTCCAGCTTCACTGAAAAAATGCAAACAAGTCAAAGATCTCATTGAAGCTGATATTAATTTCAAAGGGATTGAATTTTTCGAGCTGTTGTTGAACACAGCTCAACTAGAATCAAAGATAAGAGACATTCTTAAGACTCTGCTAGACGAGCGATTGCATCGATGGGAAAATTTCAAGAAGGAGGCTTGCGAACGAATTCAAGATCTGGCAGATGCCTATTCGGGAGATAAACCGTTTGGCAAAATGAAGAAGAATGCAAGTTTGAGTAAATGGTTCTTGAACATTCGGAAGGAAATCGATACTCTGAGTAATGATGATAAAATGTTAAGCGTTTCCGGAAGAACAATTATCCAGTTGATTCAAGCCTTGGAGGAAGTGCAGGACTTCCATGATCTGAGTAAAAACATGCAAGTGAAGCAGAACATCGTAGAAACCCGACAGTATCTTCATCAAATGTTTCACACAATCAGTATCAAGGAAGACGATTTGATCAATTTACAGCTAATTGGGGATTTCAGTTACGCATGGCGATTGATCGACAGCTATACACCGATGATGCAAGAGAATATAAAAAAGAACCCTATTTTAGTCATCAAACTGCGATCAACTTTCCTGAAACTAGCATCTGCGTTGGAAATACCATTACTGCGTCTGAATCAAGCTGAGAGTGAAGATCTTATGGATGTGTCCAAATATTACAGCAACGAGCTGGCCAACTTTGTTCGTAAAGTTGTGCAAATTATTCCGGAAACTATGTTCACGATCTTGGCTCAGATTATTGATTTGCAGACAAATGTCATCAAGCAGATTCCCATGAGAttagaaaaagaaaaaatgaaGGAGTATGCTCAACTCGACGAAAGATTTCTCATTGCCAAGCTCACGTACTCGGTATCAACCTTTACCGAAGGAATTTTAGCCATGAAAACGACTCTTGTGGGAGTAGTTGAGCTGGATCCGAAACAATTGCTTGAAGACGGTATCAGGAAAGAATTTGTCAAAAACGTATCGGATGCATTTCATAGCAGTTTAACCTTCAACCCAAAGGCCAAAGAATCTGAACTAGATGCGAAGCTTACGGCTCTGTATCGAATTATCGATGGCTACAAACGTTCGTTTGAGTATGTCCAGGATTATTTGAATATACACTGTCTCCGAATATGGAATGAAGAAATGCAACGCATCATCAATTACAACGTTCAACGAGAGTGTAACCCGTTTATTAAAAACAAGATTCAAGAGTGGAATTCAGAATATCAGAGTGAAACCATTCCGATTCCAAGCTACGAACCGGTGGACATGGCCTCGGTCACGTTTGTAGGGCGTTTGGCTCGtgaagttttacgaattacCGATCCTAA AGTAACCACTTACATCGATATCTGTACGACATGGTATGATCATAAAACCAACAAGGCTGTCCTTACGAATAAATTTGCCACTCGCATCAATGAAACCTTCGGCCCACCCGGTTTGGTCGGTTTGGACAAACTATATTCTTTCATGATAACATCGGAATTGGAAAATTTCCTTCTAACGATTCAACGCAAATTGCAGCACGAACCTTTATGGTACGACGCTCTGAGCAATGTGGAAACCGAACTACACAAATTGGACTTCGTTGAGAATCCAGCCAAGACCTATGCCAATCTTACAACCACATTTTCCCGCATTTGGCCGCAGTTGCTGGACTGGATACTGAGAATCGGACAGAAGCAGATCCTTCGAACGCATATCGCCTTCGAATTGAACTGTAGCTGCAAGGTCAAATCCACCAAGCTAGAATCATCGCTCAGGGCTTTGAACGACGCGATTCTCATGGATGTCAAGCGTCATACGTTGGACGATACGAAGCCATTGCCAAGTACTGATCTCGTAGTTGAATTGAATCGATACCTAGAATGCGCGGGTTTGTACAACCCTTATAGAAAAAAGTACATCGTCACAAAGAGTCCACGATTCTTGTCGCTATTGGCATTCCTGTTCGTAATCGTACATCTACCGCGGTTCCAGTACATGAAAAATGTGGACAGTTTGATTGCGAAGAAAAAGAACGATCCAATCGATGGCTTCCCTAGCATGGTTGGTTTGTTGACACTCTTCAGGCAGTTCCAAGCGTCCGAAATGGATCTCTTCATTCAGTATTTGTGCCAGTATGTGATGTCTTTCGTGGATGTAAATCTTAA AGCAAAGCAGGAAATATGCCAGGAAGCAGTGATGACCCTACGTTTCCTAGAAACGTTCACCCGTGTGGCGGATATCGAGCGTAAGCAACTCGAGAAATACATTCCGGATTCGGTTTTGAACCAGTACGAATTTTTGTCTGGCGGAAAATCTTCTTGA
- the LOC5571409 gene encoding peroxiredoxin-6 has translation MALQLGDPFPNFTVDTTIGKINLHEWAGDSWIIFFSHPADFTPVCTTELSAVARLVPEFAKRNVKPIALSCDSTESHRQWITDIKDYGKLEDFSYPIIDDASRELAVKLNMLDKDEIGAQGLPLTCRAVFIIDNKKKLRLSLLYPATTGRNFNEILRVIDSMQLTDKKKVATPADWKQGEWCMVQPSVKEDELPELFPNGVTKVELPSGKGYLRKTNP, from the coding sequence ATGGCTCTTCAGCTTGGTGATCCGTTCCCTAACTTCACCGTGGATACCACTATCGGCAAGATCAATCTACACGAGTGGGCTGGAGATTCCTGGATAATTTTCTTCTCGCATCCGGCCGATTTCACTCCCGTTTGTACTACAGAGCTATCGGCCGTTGCACGTTTGGTTCCGGAATTCGCCAAACGAAATGTGAAGCCGATTGCCCTCTCATGTGACTCTACAGAGTCACATCGTCAGTGGATCACCGACATCAAGGACTATGGCAAATTGGAAGACTTCAGCTACCCCATCATTGATGATGCAAGTCGGGAGTTGGCTGTGAAACTGAACATGCTCGACAAAGATGAAATAGGCGCCCAAGGGTTGCCGTTAACATGTCGAGCTGTTTTCATCATCGATAATAAAAAGAAACTACGTCTATCGCTGTTGTATCCCGCCACCACAGGTCGCAACTTCAACGAAATTCTGCGAGTCATTGACTCGATGCAGCTGACGGATAAGAAAAAGGTTGCCACTCCGGCCGACTGGAAGCAGGGCGAATGGTGCATGGTGCAACCGAGTGTAAAAGAAGATGAGCTGCCCGAGCTGTTCCCCAACGGTGTAACGAAAGTGGAGTTGCCATCCGGTAAAGGGTATCTCCGAAAGACCAACCCTTGA
- the LOC5571408 gene encoding WASH complex subunit 5 isoform X1 → MWGVCLLFSMLYFGLCIRRYSYHSKMAEFLAENNVCGQTILQIVAEGNTIICELLRLKEFIPEVFCLKTKEEQQKYGEIIMDFSYFQISDAQDAKIEADEKLQALDEEIRENYLVILNRFYIVFESMHKYIKDLNTFIEELSTGMFIQQSMEKVFQDEEGKQLMCEALYLYGVMLLVVDLQIPGVVRERLLVAYNRYSALKTDGDSNIDEVCKLLRSTGFNDGSAYSSKKVFAYSEDYFNRIPVDPIYIEMVIGRLRSDDVYNQISVYPLPEHRSTALANQAGMLYVCLFFSTKTLHTQAAKMREIVDKFFSDNWIVSFYMGITVNLLNAWDPFKAAKSALLNTFDTVNLKEICSKQKRSMDTLLNRTRNILKEGNLTEQKLLDNIPKVTALIRECNLTVRWVMLHTGVPVIDVGSPASLKKCKQVKDLIEADINFKGIEFFELLLNTAQLESKIRDILKTLLDERLHRWENFKKEACERIQDLADAYSGDKPFGKMKKNASLSKWFLNIRKEIDTLSNDDKMLSVSGRTIIQLIQALEEVQDFHDLSKNMQVKQNIVETRQYLHQMFHTISIKEDDLINLQLIGDFSYAWRLIDSYTPMMQENIKKNPILVIKLRSTFLKLASALEIPLLRLNQAESEDLMDVSKYYSNELANFVRKVVQIIPETMFTILAQIIDLQTNVIKQIPMRLEKEKMKEYAQLDERFLIAKLTYSVSTFTEGILAMKTTLVGVVELDPKQLLEDGIRKEFVKNVSDAFHSSLTFNPKAKESELDAKLTALYRIIDGYKRSFEYVQDYLNIHCLRIWNEEMQRIINYNVQRECNPFIKNKIQEWNSEYQSETIPIPSYEPVDMASVTFVGRLAREVLRITDPKVTTYIDICTTWYDHKTNKAVLTNKFATRINETFGPPGLVGLDKLYSFMITSELENFLLTIQRKLQHEPLWYDALSNVETELHKLDFVENPAKTYANLTTTFSRIWPQLLDWILRIGQKQILRTHIAFELNCSCKVKSTKLESSLRALNDAILMDVKRHTLDDTKPLPSTDLVVELNRYLECAGLYNPYRKKYIVTKSPRFLSLLAFLFVIVHLPRFQYMKNVDSLIAKKKNDPIDGFPSMVGLLTLFRQFQASEMDLFIQYLCQYVMSFVDVNLKAKQEICQEAVMTLRFLETFTRVADIERKQLEKYIPDSVLNQYEFLSGGKSS, encoded by the exons ATGTGGGGTGTTTGTTTACTATTTTCTATGCTGTATTTTGGGCTATGCATTCGACGGTACTCTTATCA CTCGAAGATGGCAGAATTTCTCGCTGAGAATAATGTTTGCGGACAGACGATCTTGCAGATTGTCGCCGAAGGAAATACGATCATCTGTGAACTGTTGCGGTTGAAGGAATTTATTCCCGAGGTTTTCTG TCTGAAAACGAAAGAAGAGCAGCAAAAGTATGGAGAGATTATTATGGACTTCAGCTATTTCCAAATATCGGATGCACAGGACGCAAAGATTGAGGCAGACGAAAAGCTTCAAGCTCTGGACGAGGAAATCCGGGAGAACTATCTTGTTATCCTGAATCGGTTCTACATAGTTTTCGAGAGTATGCACAAGTACATCAAGGATCTGAACACCTTCATAGAGGAGCTGAGCACGGGGATGTTTATCCAGCAATCAATGGAGAAAGTTTTCCAAGATGAGGAAGGGAAGCAGCTAATG TGCGAAGCCCTCTACTTGTACGGCGTAATGCTACTAGTGGTTGATCTTCAGATACCCGGTGTGGTTCGAGAACGACTTCTCGTCGCGTATAACCGGTACAGTGCCCTGAAAACCGACGGCGACAGTAACATCGATGAGGTGTGCAAACTATTGCGCTCTACCGGCTTCAACGACGGAAGTGCATACAGTTCGAAGAAGGTGTTCGCCTATTCGGAAGATTACTTCAACCGCATCCCGGTTGATCCTATCTACATCGAAATGGTGATAGGGAGACTTCGATCCGACGACGTGTACAACCAGATATCGGTATATCCGCTACCTGAGCATCGATCAACGGCCTTGGCCAACCAGGCCGGTATGTTGTATGTGTGTTTGTTCTTCTCTACGAAAACACTGCACACTCAGGCTGCCAAGATGCGTGAAATTGTGGATAAGTTCTTTTCCGATAACTGGATTGTTTCGTTCTATATGGGAATTACCGTTAATCTCTTAA ATGCTTGGGATCCATTCAAGGCAGCGAAATCAGCCTTGCTAAATACGTTCGATACAGTTAACCTGAAGGAAATTTGTTCCAAGCAGAAGCGCTCGATGGATACGTTGCTCAATCGTACTAGAAATATTCTTAAAGAAGGAAACCTTACGGAGCAAAAACTTTTAGATAATATACCAAAGGTAACAGCACTGATTCGCGAATGCAATCTTACAGTTCGTTGGGTTATGCTACACACTGGAGTCCCGGTTATCGATGTAGGAAGTCCAGCTTCACTGAAAAAATGCAAACAAGTCAAAGATCTCATTGAAGCTGATATTAATTTCAAAGGGATTGAATTTTTCGAGCTGTTGTTGAACACAGCTCAACTAGAATCAAAGATAAGAGACATTCTTAAGACTCTGCTAGACGAGCGATTGCATCGATGGGAAAATTTCAAGAAGGAGGCTTGCGAACGAATTCAAGATCTGGCAGATGCCTATTCGGGAGATAAACCGTTTGGCAAAATGAAGAAGAATGCAAGTTTGAGTAAATGGTTCTTGAACATTCGGAAGGAAATCGATACTCTGAGTAATGATGATAAAATGTTAAGCGTTTCCGGAAGAACAATTATCCAGTTGATTCAAGCCTTGGAGGAAGTGCAGGACTTCCATGATCTGAGTAAAAACATGCAAGTGAAGCAGAACATCGTAGAAACCCGACAGTATCTTCATCAAATGTTTCACACAATCAGTATCAAGGAAGACGATTTGATCAATTTACAGCTAATTGGGGATTTCAGTTACGCATGGCGATTGATCGACAGCTATACACCGATGATGCAAGAGAATATAAAAAAGAACCCTATTTTAGTCATCAAACTGCGATCAACTTTCCTGAAACTAGCATCTGCGTTGGAAATACCATTACTGCGTCTGAATCAAGCTGAGAGTGAAGATCTTATGGATGTGTCCAAATATTACAGCAACGAGCTGGCCAACTTTGTTCGTAAAGTTGTGCAAATTATTCCGGAAACTATGTTCACGATCTTGGCTCAGATTATTGATTTGCAGACAAATGTCATCAAGCAGATTCCCATGAGAttagaaaaagaaaaaatgaaGGAGTATGCTCAACTCGACGAAAGATTTCTCATTGCCAAGCTCACGTACTCGGTATCAACCTTTACCGAAGGAATTTTAGCCATGAAAACGACTCTTGTGGGAGTAGTTGAGCTGGATCCGAAACAATTGCTTGAAGACGGTATCAGGAAAGAATTTGTCAAAAACGTATCGGATGCATTTCATAGCAGTTTAACCTTCAACCCAAAGGCCAAAGAATCTGAACTAGATGCGAAGCTTACGGCTCTGTATCGAATTATCGATGGCTACAAACGTTCGTTTGAGTATGTCCAGGATTATTTGAATATACACTGTCTCCGAATATGGAATGAAGAAATGCAACGCATCATCAATTACAACGTTCAACGAGAGTGTAACCCGTTTATTAAAAACAAGATTCAAGAGTGGAATTCAGAATATCAGAGTGAAACCATTCCGATTCCAAGCTACGAACCGGTGGACATGGCCTCGGTCACGTTTGTAGGGCGTTTGGCTCGtgaagttttacgaattacCGATCCTAA AGTAACCACTTACATCGATATCTGTACGACATGGTATGATCATAAAACCAACAAGGCTGTCCTTACGAATAAATTTGCCACTCGCATCAATGAAACCTTCGGCCCACCCGGTTTGGTCGGTTTGGACAAACTATATTCTTTCATGATAACATCGGAATTGGAAAATTTCCTTCTAACGATTCAACGCAAATTGCAGCACGAACCTTTATGGTACGACGCTCTGAGCAATGTGGAAACCGAACTACACAAATTGGACTTCGTTGAGAATCCAGCCAAGACCTATGCCAATCTTACAACCACATTTTCCCGCATTTGGCCGCAGTTGCTGGACTGGATACTGAGAATCGGACAGAAGCAGATCCTTCGAACGCATATCGCCTTCGAATTGAACTGTAGCTGCAAGGTCAAATCCACCAAGCTAGAATCATCGCTCAGGGCTTTGAACGACGCGATTCTCATGGATGTCAAGCGTCATACGTTGGACGATACGAAGCCATTGCCAAGTACTGATCTCGTAGTTGAATTGAATCGATACCTAGAATGCGCGGGTTTGTACAACCCTTATAGAAAAAAGTACATCGTCACAAAGAGTCCACGATTCTTGTCGCTATTGGCATTCCTGTTCGTAATCGTACATCTACCGCGGTTCCAGTACATGAAAAATGTGGACAGTTTGATTGCGAAGAAAAAGAACGATCCAATCGATGGCTTCCCTAGCATGGTTGGTTTGTTGACACTCTTCAGGCAGTTCCAAGCGTCCGAAATGGATCTCTTCATTCAGTATTTGTGCCAGTATGTGATGTCTTTCGTGGATGTAAATCTTAA AGCAAAGCAGGAAATATGCCAGGAAGCAGTGATGACCCTACGTTTCCTAGAAACGTTCACCCGTGTGGCGGATATCGAGCGTAAGCAACTCGAGAAATACATTCCGGATTCGGTTTTGAACCAGTACGAATTTTTGTCTGGCGGAAAATCTTCTTGA